From Cydia pomonella isolate Wapato2018A chromosome 26, ilCydPomo1, whole genome shotgun sequence, one genomic window encodes:
- the LOC133532107 gene encoding uncharacterized protein LOC133532107, with amino-acid sequence MSVGKISEFKIHTDDWRLYIERLEQYFLVNKIVDDLKVPTLITVMGAESYELLVSLCTPTKPSEKTFKDLTAIMERHLQPKPSALAERYKFRHRKQATNESIAEYVAILKRMSKTCEFGLWLEESLRDQLVCGLSSEMIRQRLFAEENLDFAKAYSLAVSLAAAEKDAAVVEGSCKKQAEVKVADCQAMAGAWQRNASVATGDRAQASSGQSGVNRQFGQRAHFSTRGQQTNGQRTGAAARQPAAAGQRGQRQCSVCGGSHPEAPAQCKFARYVCRVCNREGHLRRVCPNVTGHHRVEAMTDMDTDDSDEFQIL; translated from the exons ATGTCGGTCGGCAAGATAAGTGAATTTAAAATCCATACGGACGATTGGAGGTTATACATTGAGCGGCTCGAACAATACTTTTTGGTTAATAAAATTGTGGACGATTTAAAGGTTCCCACACTAATAACAGTTATGGGAGCCGAAAGTTATGAACTATTAGTGAGTTTGTGTACCCCAACGAAACCCAGTGAAAAAACATTTAAGGACTTAACCGCCATTATGGAACGGCACTTACAACCGAAACCGAGTGCATTAGCCGAGCGATATAAATTCCGCCATAGGAAGCAGGCTACCAACGAAAGTATAGCGGAGTATGTAGCTATTTTGAAAAGGATGTCGAAGACATGTGAGTTTGGACTTTGGTTGGAAGAGAGCCTCAGGGATCAGCTGGTATGCGGGTTAAGTAGTGAAATGATACGACAGCGGTTATTCGCAGAAGAAAACTTAGATTTTGCCAAAGCGTACAGCTTGGCAGTCAGTTTAGCAGCGGCTGAAAAGGATGCGGCCGTGGTTGAGGGATCGTGCAAAAAGCAGGCTGAGGTCAAGGTGGCCGATTGTCAAGCCATGGCGGGAGCATGGCAGCGTAACGCAAGCGTCGCGACAGGCGATAGGGCGCAGGCTAGCAGCGGGCAATCAGGAGTAAACAGGCAGTTTGGGCAGCGCGCGCATTTCTCGACACGAGGGCAGCAAACGAACGGGCAGCGTACGGGCGCGGCCGCGAGGCAGCCTGCAGCGGCAGGACAGCGCGGGCAGCGACAATGCTCAGTTTGTGGGGGCTCCCACCCGGAAGCGCCGGCGCAGTGCAAATTCGCGCGATATGTGTGCAGAGTGTGTAATCGCGAGGGGCACCTGCGACGTGTTTGCCCTAACGTGACGGGGCATCATAGGGTGGAAGCGATGACAGACATGGACACTGACGACAGCGACGAG TTCCAGATTCTCTAA